The Gemmatimonadota bacterium genomic sequence CGGGCTGAGCCTGCGGCAAATCTGTGCGCAACACAGTGCTCAGGCTCAGGTTTGCCCGCAAACGCGAGGACATTGCCTGCAGGCGGGGAAGCGAGACGATCCCTGCAATCTCGCCGCGATCAACCACGAGATAATCCCGTTGATTTGGCACGGGCCAATCATTAATAAAATCCTCTGCTGAAAGCGTAGAATTGGGATATGTGCGCGTGCTGTCCATGACGTGGTTGACGGTAATATCCTGCATTGCGCGGCGGGCAAAAGAAAGCGGTACAGATTTCGGTAGCTTAAGTTGGTGCGTTTTCTTGGCTTTGTTGATCGCCAAGTTGATTGCTTGCGGCATCAGCATAATATAGCCGAACATCATGAGCACGAATAGCGAAAAGACATCCTTGCCGATTACGCCGTTCTCGAAGAGGACGAGGAGGAGGGCGATTTCCGCCACGCCCTTTGCCATTAGTCCCGTGGCCTGGGCAAAGGGATTGTCCAGACGCGCCATATAGGTACCGATAACGGCACCGGCGAATTTGCCCAGAGACGGGAACACGACTAATGTCGCGATGGTCGCGATTGGCAAGGTCAGAAAAGAAAGATTCAGGTGCAAACCGGCCGAAGCGAAAAAGAGCGGGACAAACAAGCCCTCTGCCGCGCTTCGCAAACCGGGCAGGACGTCTTCGTGGACCTGACGGGGCATACTCGACAGGGCCGTGCCGAAAAGCAGCGCGCCAATGGAGCCGTGCAGGTGGAGATGTTCGGCACCCACTACCATCAGGAAAAGGCCGCCGATCAGCAGCCCAAACGACAGTTCGGGTACATTTAAGACCTTCTGCAAGAAGACAATCGCATGGGGCAGTAGTCGCGCCGATATGAACCAGGCCACCACTGCAAAACTCGCCATTTGGATCAGCAGCAAGAGTACGCTGGCAACACTCAGTTCGTATTCGTGCGCGCCAATTTTGCTGATGGAGAACCCGACCACGAGGAGGGCGATCAATTCGGCGATGATGACTGTGGTGAATATCTCGAGGCCGATAGGTTCTTTGAAATGTCCTTTGTCGGCGAACACCTTTGCCACAAGCCCCAGGCTGGACAGCGAGAGAATGCCAGCCAGCGCCAGTGCCTCTGTGAAATTGAGGTTGAGGGCAAAGCTGATGTTGAAAAGGTTTGATGTGAACACCAAAGCGACGATGAGTGAGATGAGCACCGACACGGTGGCTGCGACAAAGAACCGTCCGCGAATCGTTGCCACAAAGCTGGGGATGTCGATTTCATCGAGGCCGACCAAAAAGAAGAAGACGAAGATGCCGATGCCCAAGAACGTCTGGAGTTCTGGCGTTGGTTCGACGATATTTGTGATGGGGCCGAGCAAGGTGCCCGTGATTGTATAGGCGACGATTGAATTTAAGCCAAAACGGTTAAACAGACCCTCGAAAATCTTACCTACGACGATAAGCAGACCAAGGGGTAGTAAAGCGTCAATCATAGGTAGGGTCTCATCAATTGTTGGATATTTAACCAGCCAGGGTAGGGTGGTGAATTATACGCGTATTTGATATGAAAAATAAATCGCCTATTAAAAAAAGCAAGCCTTTCTCACGCCCTTTGCCCAGCGTTTATATAATGCTTGACAAGGTGCGGTTTTTTCCCTATCACATCGCTTTGTTCATGCTGTTCGCAAACCGTCATCACATACAACACAATAACTCTGGAGATTGCGCTATGAGGCACACATGTATTCTATTTGGTCTGATATTTCTCGTTGTGGGCTGTAAGCCCGCTGAGTCGCCGACACCTGTGGAGCGCGCTATCACAATATGGTGGGCGCAGTGGGATCCCGCGGATGGGCTTCAGGAATTGGGCAATAAATTCGAACAGGAAACGGGTATTGCCGTTAATGTCCACCAGATTCCCTGGCCGTCTTATCAGGATCAGGTCTTTCTCAATTTTGGAAATAATAAAACGGATTTTGATATTGTGATTGGCGATAGTCAGTGGATTGGTAGAGGTGCGACGCGCGGTCTTTACGTCGATCTGACCGACTGGTTGCCCACGGCAATTGATATAGACAAAATTCATCCCCGCGCCGCGCGTTATTTGTGTGAATATCCGCCCGGTGGTGGCAAATTCTACGCCGCGCCCTGCGAGACCGATGCCATCGGATTTGTCTATCGCAAAGACTGGTTTGAAGACCCTGCCGAGCAAGCGTCATTCAAAGAAAAATATGGGCGGGATCTGACGATTCCCGACAATTGGGATGAATTCCGCGATCTGGCTGAATTTTTCCATCGTCCAGATCAAAAACAATACGGCTGTGCTTTGCTTACCGGCCGAGGGTATGATTCGATGACGATGGGCTTTCAGATGTTTATGTGGGGTTTTGGAGGCTCGTGGGGTGAGTTTGGCGACTTTGCGGTGGATGGGTATGTCAATAAACCGGAAGTGGCAGAAGCCCTTGCGTATCTGAAGGAGTTGTTACAATACGGTCCCAATGGCGCGACCAATTTCGACTATGGCAAAACCTTCGAGGCCTTTATCAATGGTTCGACGGCTATGAGCATGAATTATTTCGCCTTTTATCCCGGTATTGTGAAACAGATGGGGGACAAGGCGGGTTTTTTCATGGTGCCCAAAGCCGGCGACAAGCGCGTGGTGAGTCTGGGGGGGCAGGGGTTCAGTATTTCGACCAAAACGTCCGCAGAGCAACAAGAACTGGCCAAGCAATTCATCGCGTGGTTCTTGCAAACGGATATCCAAAAAGAATGGATTACCAAAGACGCCGGATTTACCGCCAATACGGATATTCTCAATAGCGATGAATTCCGAAACGCATCTCCGTATAACCGCGCTTTTGCAGAATCGCTCGATTATCTCCAGGACTTTTGGAATGCGCCTGTTTACAACGAGTTGCTCGCGGTCTCACAGCGTTATTTAGGCGAAGCGATTGACGGGGTTACGCCCGCGCAGGAAGCCCTTGACAAAATCGCTGCCGAACACGAGCAGATTTTCAAAGATGCCGGTTTGTTGAAGTAATCATAACTCAAAAAGGAAAGTACAACTCTATGTCCTCTTTTAAAATGCCAGAAGACATCAAAGTGGGTGTTATAGGCTATGGCGGCGCATTCAATATGGGCCGTCAGCATCTCACGTTTATGAAAAAGGCGGGTATGACGCCTGTTGCGGTTGCAGAACTCGACGAAACGCGCTTGAAAGTCGCACGAGAAGAATTTCCCGGTATCGAGACCTATACATCTGTGTCTGATATGCTGGACAAATCCGATGTCAATCTCGTTGTGATCATCACGCCACACAATACCCATGCCGATCTGGCATTGCAATGCCTGTGCGCGGGGCGCCACGTTATCAGCGAAAAGCCACTGGCGATTACGACTGAGGAATGCGATGCTATGATCCGCGAAGCCGAAAAGCAAGACCTTCTTCTTTCCACCTATCACAACCGCCATTGGGATGGGTGTATCCTGGAAGCCCTCGAACAAATTCACCAGCGCAAGGTTATTGGCGAGGTCTATCGCATTGAAGCCCACATGGGAGGATACAATCGACCGGGCGACTGGTGGCGCAGTAGCAAGAGCATTTCTGGGGGGATCCTCTACGATTGGGGTGTTCACCTTCTCGAATATTCGCTCCAAATTCTGCAATCGGATATTGTGGAGGTTACCGGGTTCGCGCACACCGGTTTCTGGGCTGATGAGACCCGCTGGCAGGCGGATACCAATGAAGACGAGGCCACGGCTATCGTGCGTTTCAAAAACGGGACATGGATCAATCTCACTATGTCGAGTATTGCATCTGCACCCCGCAAGGGGTGGCTCGAGATTACCGGTACGACCGGTACTTATATTTTTGATGGTGGGACGTACGAAATTTTACAGATAAAAGATGGGGAAAAGGTTGTCTCCTCTGGTAAGAATCCCAGTCACCAATACGATAAATACTACGATAATATTGCCGCGCATCTCTCGAAGGGTGAAGACCTGATTATCACGCCCGAATGGTCTCGCCGCCCCATTCACATCCTGGACCTTGCCTGTAAAAGCGCAGCGATGGGGCAAACGCTCAAGGCGAAGTACGCATAGGTGTTGGCAAATACACAGAAAAAGCGGCCAATGTCTCTCAACATAGGCCGCTTTTTTTATTTTAATTTTTTTAAATACCAATCCGCTTTGGAAAGACAGTTACCCCCCAATTCACATACTGGTCTCGCTCCTCAGGTGTCTCGGCGCTCATGCCTACTCTCACTTGTGTGTCTTTTACCTGATTGAGCACATGTTTTACGCAGTCTTCCACCGTCCGATATGGAAATTGAGGGTGCGCCTCAATACTAAACAGCAGATCGTTTGGCCCAAAGTTCAATACATCTACTCCTGGTTTAGCTAACTGTGCAGCATTGATTACTGCTTCAACAGATTCAATCTGAATTGCCAGCCATCCGTACGCATTCCACCAGGGAGCGTATTCCAACCGGTCTGGTCGCTCGTCCAGTCCCACCCGATGTACGCCGCCCCAACTGCGTTTGCCCATCTGGGGATAATAAAAGGCGTTTACGGCTTCATCTACAATTGCCTCGCTTTCTACTTCTGGTACCATAATCCCCGAAGGCCCCAAATCGAGATAGTTGCCAATCAGATAGGCGTGGCGAGTGTGCTTAATCCGGATCTGAACGGGCAAATTCAATTCCCGGGCCATTATACAGAAAGCCACCAGTTGGGCTTCGTTAAAAGGCCCGTGTTGTGCATCTACATTTAGATAGTCGCATTCGTGTTTTGACAGAATATCCGTTAGTTCACCCTTTTCAATATCCATTGGCACGCCAATAGAATTTACAATTTCACCATTCCGAATCCGCTGTTTTAGAGTTTGTTTCGACATTATACACCTCTTGTTCAGTCCAGGTCGTAGAGTTCCCGGGCATTCTCTGCCATAATTTGTTTTTTGACTTCTCGATCCGATACATTGCTCAGTGCCTGGTCGGGCGAATCAAAATCCCAGTGCGGATAATCGGTTGCAAACATCAGTTTGTCGTCCATGTCCATGTGCGCCAGCATCTGCTCGAAATACGCCGGGTCTGAAGGCTCTTCTACAGGCTGTGTGGTCAGATAGAAATGGTCCCGGATATATTCCGAGGGCAGGCGCTTTAAATAGGGCACTTCCATCTTGAGTTTTCGGTACCAGTTATCCATCCGCCACATCAAAGGTGCCACCCACCCAAAGCCGCCTTCGATCAGAACGATTTTTAAGTCGGGAAATCGTTCGAATACGCCTTCGTACACATAGCTCGTTACCTGCGCCTGAAATGCCATGGGCATCCCGCCGTGATCCTGAATATAATGCGCCGCCTTGCCCGCGCCCGTAATTGGGCCAATACCCGTGCCGCCAAAGTGAATGCCGATGGGGAGGTCGTAGTCAACGGCTGCTTCGTAAATTTTCCAGTATTTACGGCGGCCCAGTGGCTCCATTGTGCGGGCCATGAACATCAATTGTACAAATCCCGGGTGATTGCCCAGGCGTTCAATTTCTGCTACGGCGAGATCGGCGTCTTCATACGCGACGGTCAGGGATGCGCGCAATCGCTCATCTTTTTCCAGCCATTCGGCTATTTGCCATTCATTTACCGCCTGTGCAATTGCCGCTCCGTATTCCAGGTTTTGCTGTCCCCCAGCAGGCGATAGCGGGTTCAATATGCCGTAGTCCATTTCCCAGGTATCCAGCAATTGTTCCTGCATAAAACCCAGATGCGACCCAGGGGGTCCTTCAGGGGGGAATGCATCGTTTCGCGCGGCAAAGGGCACAGCTCTCGGACAATTGGACCCTGAGCGTCTGCGCCCTGCAATGCTCAGATGGTAATCTTTCCAGGCGCTGGGCATATAATCTACCCAGACCTCAGTGGCGGGAGACTGATAGCCATCTACATTGTGAATATCGCAATCGATTACCGATAGTTTTTCTCTCTTTTTGACCTCTGGCTCTTCTAAAATCGTCATCGCCATAGCGGTATCTCCTCACAATTTGTAAAACGCTCGTGCATTTTCTCTCAAAACTTTTTCCAGTAGCGAATCGGATAGCCCTTTTGGAATGGCATCATCCGGTCCGTCAAAATGCCAGTGCGGATAATCGGTCGAAAACATCAGTATTTCATCCGAGTCCAGTTGTCCAATCATTTGCAAAAGGTGTTCGGAATTTATGGGCGTATCCATCGGTTGTAGCGTCATTCGAATGTGTTCTCGCACGTAATCCGATGGGGGGCGCACAACCCAGGGGGTGTCTCGGCGCAGGCCTTTCCACTCTTTGTCCATGCGCCACATCCATGCGGGCATCCAGCCGAATCCACTTTCGATTAATACCACCCGTAATTCGGGAAACCGCGCAAACGCGCCTTCGGAGATTAAGCTCAGGACTTGTGCCTGAAAAATCTGCGCCATATCGGCACATTCTTCAATATAGGTCGAAGGCCAGCCCACGGGTGTGGGGGGAAGCGATGAAGCACCGCCAAAATGAATGCCAATTGCCAGGTCGTGTTTTACTGCGGCCGCGTACATCGGATTGTATTCGCTTTTTCCATACAGGGAATAGGAGCGTACAGGGAGTATTACCTGTACGAAGCCGGGATGATCGCCAAAGCGTTCAATTTCTCGCGCGGCGAGGATGGGATTCTGGCTGGGTACGACCAATGAAGCGCGGAGACGCGCGTCTTTCTCAAGCCAGTGATCAATCTGCCACTGGTTGACCGCTGTTGCAAGCGATGCTGCGAGGTCTTCGTTGTGTACGCTTTGCACCCAATAGCCACAGGTCAAAATCCCCACTTCCACGTCCCAGGGATCGAGTACCTGTTTTTGCGTCAGTCCCAGGTCGGAGCCCGGGGGACCATTTGTGGGTCGAGTACCTTGCCGCGCAGATGTGGGCGCGCCACCCGGATAATCATTCGCGCCGGGGCCTCGAAAATGGGATTCGCGAATATACGCGACCCAGTGGTCTTCCAGATATGGAACAAGGGTTTCCAGGGAGGCAAACGCATTGTGAATGTCGCAGTCGATAACGGGACGGCCAAGGCCTGTAAAATCAGCGGGCATATTCTTTTCTTTTTAGAATGTGATCATTGCGAGACGCCGCCGTGTGCGTCAAAAAAATCGAAAATAGACGGTAGAGCTGTGAACCATATTGTGTTGTGCGTATCGTCGGGATATTCGGTATAGGTGAAATTTGTCATATACTTTGCCAACAGTTTTGCGGTGCGTCGAGCGGGTTCTGCCAGCGCGACCATGTCCTTTGCTCCTTGCGAAAATAGCACGGGAAGATCGGCATGCGGTTTGACGTGTCTCGATCTTACCCAACGCCCACTGGCCGCGATTGGCGCGATGGCGGCAAATTTTTCGGCATGCCTCAATCCCAGAATCCAGGTGCCACCTCCGCCCATCGAATGACCGGTGAGGTACACGCGCTCTGGATCGATATTGTAGATGGACAATACGCGATCCAATACATCCATGACATCTTGCCCGCCAATTCTGCGATACCCAGTAAAAGGCCCGCGTCCACTCGGCGCGACAAATAAATATCCGCGTTCTTGTGATAGATGCTTGCACAGGTTCTCTGTTTCGCCTCTTCTGCGCCGGTCCAACCAGGTGTTTTCGCTGCCAGAAGCACCGTGAAGGCCAATGATCAGCGGCCATGATCGATCCGGCGTATATCCCTCTGGCACAAATATGCGGTAGGGTACGAGTTGGCTGTCAACTGCTGATTGATACGCGAGGTGAAAGTCGCCAGTGCTTTTCTTCAGGGGGTCTTCTCCTGCCAAAAGTGCCGAAGATAGGGTTTCGGCGAGGTCGATGTCCGCCGGTATGTTAATCGCGCCGCGCCATGTCAATCCCCTGCCGCTTCTGCGGTATTTCATGACCATAGGTTGCGCTGTTCGCCTGAGATCTCCCACGTATTTGGCGTGCATTTCCTCGAGATGCGCGACGATATATTCGATTGTTTCGATAGCTGCCCGCTGGGACGCACCACGGGACGCGATATTCTCGCCATGCAAGGTTTTTAGCCGCGTTTGCAAAATTTTCAAGCGTGAAGACATTGTGTCTGTGTGCAAAAAAGCTCTTGTGACTCTCAGCAGAAGTTTGCCCGCTGGATCGCGCAATTCATAGCGCACACCTGCGCGTCCTTCAGGCAAACCCGTTGTTGATAGGGCGCAATTGAAAGCGCGGACAGACGAAATTGGGAGTGTGCGCTCGTCAACCACACCCTTTGTTCCCCGCAGCGATAGCCGCGCCGTATATTCGCCTGAAAGCGGATGTCCCAGGCTAAAGAGGGGTTTCAGTTGTACGTGAAGCGTGTCGTCCGTGTTCGTGATGGTGCGATTTAATACCAGGTTGTAGCTTGCGGCGAGTTCTGTACCTTCGCCAGAGCTACTGTCTCGCGTCATTGCCATAAATCGTATAAACAGGCGGTAGGCGCGATAGTTGTCTTTTTTTTCGAAAGCTGCAAAGGCTGTATCCGATAGTGCCTGGAGATTGGGTGGTATGCCCTCATCTGTTGCTTTCAGGCGGTTCAATGTAGAACGCGTGACCACTGTAAATGCGCGGGCATCTTCCCAGGCGATATCGCCGAGTTGTTCGCCTTCGAGCAGTGTGATAGGATGCTGAGCATAGCCTCTCATACAGGATCCTATTATGCAGAATAGGAATATGCCGCATATTGAGGTGTACTTAAAAAGAAGATGGGGGAAAGAGATGGGCATAAGTGTCTCCTTTTTATAAATCAACACGAGTCATTCGACAAAATAAGTTGCCATTGGGAAAAAAGCAAGGCTAAGGAACAATTCCGACTTGTGCGATGCAGAATCCCACTTTATCATGGTCTGATACTACTATTGTCAATCTTATGCAAAGGATGCAATCATGACTTCTACTCTTCGCAAATCCATTGTCGCCCTGCTGTTATTGCTTCCATATCCCGTCCTCGCAGATGTTTCGCTGCCTGCAATTTTCTCAGATAATATGGTGTTGCAGCGACAAATTGCAATATCCGTGTGGGGAAATGCCAGTGCCAATGAAGAGATTACCATTGAGTTAGATACCCAGCGCGTGACGATCACAGCAGATGCAGGGGGCACATGGCAGATTCACCTGAGTCCTATGGATGCGGGAGGCCCGTATCAACTCACTGTGCGCGGCAAGAATGTTGTCACTTTTAACAATGTGATGGTGGGGGAGGTCTGGGTTTGCTCGGGGCAATCCAACATG encodes the following:
- a CDS encoding CBS domain-containing protein, which codes for MIDALLPLGLLIVVGKIFEGLFNRFGLNSIVAYTITGTLLGPITNIVEPTPELQTFLGIGIFVFFFLVGLDEIDIPSFVATIRGRFFVAATVSVLISLIVALVFTSNLFNISFALNLNFTEALALAGILSLSSLGLVAKVFADKGHFKEPIGLEIFTTVIIAELIALLVVGFSISKIGAHEYELSVASVLLLLIQMASFAVVAWFISARLLPHAIVFLQKVLNVPELSFGLLIGGLFLMVVGAEHLHLHGSIGALLFGTALSSMPRQVHEDVLPGLRSAAEGLFVPLFFASAGLHLNLSFLTLPIATIATLVVFPSLGKFAGAVIGTYMARLDNPFAQATGLMAKGVAEIALLLVLFENGVIGKDVFSLFVLMMFGYIMLMPQAINLAINKAKKTHQLKLPKSVPLSFARRAMQDITVNHVMDSTRTYPNSTLSAEDFINDWPVPNQRDYLVVDRGEIAGIVSLPRLQAMSSRLRANLSLSTVLRTDLPQAQPDEPIEDVLKRMTDHSLSVIPITDRDTGVFLGSVTSENVLELAVLMEEIAEELQNRGANTPETHNPI
- a CDS encoding sugar ABC transporter substrate-binding protein; translated protein: MKNKSPIKKSKPFSRPLPSVYIMLDKVRFFPYHIALFMLFANRHHIQHNNSGDCAMRHTCILFGLIFLVVGCKPAESPTPVERAITIWWAQWDPADGLQELGNKFEQETGIAVNVHQIPWPSYQDQVFLNFGNNKTDFDIVIGDSQWIGRGATRGLYVDLTDWLPTAIDIDKIHPRAARYLCEYPPGGGKFYAAPCETDAIGFVYRKDWFEDPAEQASFKEKYGRDLTIPDNWDEFRDLAEFFHRPDQKQYGCALLTGRGYDSMTMGFQMFMWGFGGSWGEFGDFAVDGYVNKPEVAEALAYLKELLQYGPNGATNFDYGKTFEAFINGSTAMSMNYFAFYPGIVKQMGDKAGFFMVPKAGDKRVVSLGGQGFSISTKTSAEQQELAKQFIAWFLQTDIQKEWITKDAGFTANTDILNSDEFRNASPYNRAFAESLDYLQDFWNAPVYNELLAVSQRYLGEAIDGVTPAQEALDKIAAEHEQIFKDAGLLK
- a CDS encoding Gfo/Idh/MocA family oxidoreductase; the protein is MSSFKMPEDIKVGVIGYGGAFNMGRQHLTFMKKAGMTPVAVAELDETRLKVAREEFPGIETYTSVSDMLDKSDVNLVVIITPHNTHADLALQCLCAGRHVISEKPLAITTEECDAMIREAEKQDLLLSTYHNRHWDGCILEALEQIHQRKVIGEVYRIEAHMGGYNRPGDWWRSSKSISGGILYDWGVHLLEYSLQILQSDIVEVTGFAHTGFWADETRWQADTNEDEATAIVRFKNGTWINLTMSSIASAPRKGWLEITGTTGTYIFDGGTYEILQIKDGEKVVSSGKNPSHQYDKYYDNIAAHLSKGEDLIITPEWSRRPIHILDLACKSAAMGQTLKAKYA
- a CDS encoding amidohydrolase, with amino-acid sequence MTILEEPEVKKREKLSVIDCDIHNVDGYQSPATEVWVDYMPSAWKDYHLSIAGRRRSGSNCPRAVPFAARNDAFPPEGPPGSHLGFMQEQLLDTWEMDYGILNPLSPAGGQQNLEYGAAIAQAVNEWQIAEWLEKDERLRASLTVAYEDADLAVAEIERLGNHPGFVQLMFMARTMEPLGRRKYWKIYEAAVDYDLPIGIHFGGTGIGPITGAGKAAHYIQDHGGMPMAFQAQVTSYVYEGVFERFPDLKIVLIEGGFGWVAPLMWRMDNWYRKLKMEVPYLKRLPSEYIRDHFYLTTQPVEEPSDPAYFEQMLAHMDMDDKLMFATDYPHWDFDSPDQALSNVSDREVKKQIMAENARELYDLD
- a CDS encoding amidohydrolase; the encoded protein is MPADFTGLGRPVIDCDIHNAFASLETLVPYLEDHWVAYIRESHFRGPGANDYPGGAPTSARQGTRPTNGPPGSDLGLTQKQVLDPWDVEVGILTCGYWVQSVHNEDLAASLATAVNQWQIDHWLEKDARLRASLVVPSQNPILAAREIERFGDHPGFVQVILPVRSYSLYGKSEYNPMYAAAVKHDLAIGIHFGGASSLPPTPVGWPSTYIEECADMAQIFQAQVLSLISEGAFARFPELRVVLIESGFGWMPAWMWRMDKEWKGLRRDTPWVVRPPSDYVREHIRMTLQPMDTPINSEHLLQMIGQLDSDEILMFSTDYPHWHFDGPDDAIPKGLSDSLLEKVLRENARAFYKL